In the genome of Nonlabens sp. MB-3u-79, one region contains:
- the nqrE gene encoding NADH:ubiquinone reductase (Na(+)-transporting) subunit E yields the protein MDLINIFVKSIFIENMVFAYFLGMCSYLAVSKSVKTAVGLGAAVVFVLGITVPINWLLDTYLLKPGALVWLDAEYASIDLSFLSFIMFIAVIASMVQLVEMVVERFAPALYGALGIFLPLIAVNCAILGGSLFMQQKDFSGISEAATYGIGSGIGFFLAILAIAAIREKITYSNVPAPLRGLGITFIITGLMALGFMSFMGIEI from the coding sequence ATGGATTTAATCAACATTTTTGTAAAAAGTATTTTTATAGAGAACATGGTTTTCGCCTATTTCTTAGGTATGTGTTCTTACTTAGCCGTTTCAAAGTCGGTTAAGACAGCTGTAGGCCTTGGAGCTGCAGTGGTATTTGTATTAGGTATTACCGTGCCTATTAACTGGTTGTTAGACACCTATTTATTAAAGCCAGGAGCTTTAGTATGGTTGGATGCTGAGTATGCTAGTATAGATTTATCCTTCCTTAGTTTTATCATGTTTATAGCAGTAATCGCTAGTATGGTACAGCTCGTAGAGATGGTAGTAGAGCGTTTTGCTCCAGCTTTATATGGTGCCTTGGGTATTTTCTTGCCACTTATCGCTGTAAACTGCGCTATTTTAGGGGGGTCGTTATTCATGCAACAAAAAGATTTTTCAGGAATCTCAGAAGCTGCGACTTATGGTATAGGAAGTGGTATAGGTTTCTTTCTTGCGATCTTAGCTATTGCAGCAATACGTGAGAAGATTACTTACTCTAATGTACCAGCGCCACTTCGTGGACTAGGAATAACATTCATCATCACAGGACTTATGGCTTTAGGTTTTATGAGTTTTATGGGAATAGAAATTTAA
- a CDS encoding transposase has translation MEKYDLLEPDQFYHIYNQGNNGINLFLNAGNYLFFLQRFEKYIVPVAHIYAYALMPNHFHFLVQIKSNCNEKIASQAFGNLFNSYAKAFNKQQKRSGSLFRRKFRRKKIENQQYLNNTLIYIHNNPVNHGYCDDSIEYSWTSYHDYLSNESTFINKEVALKWFDGVEEFKEAHC, from the coding sequence TTGGAAAAATACGACCTTTTAGAACCTGATCAATTTTATCATATTTACAACCAAGGTAATAATGGTATCAACTTGTTCTTAAACGCAGGAAACTATTTATTCTTTTTACAACGATTTGAAAAGTATATTGTTCCAGTAGCTCATATTTATGCTTATGCATTAATGCCTAATCATTTTCATTTTCTAGTTCAAATAAAATCGAATTGTAATGAAAAGATAGCTTCTCAAGCGTTTGGAAATTTATTTAATAGTTACGCGAAAGCTTTTAATAAGCAACAAAAACGAAGTGGTAGCTTATTCAGAAGAAAATTTAGAAGAAAGAAAATTGAAAATCAACAATATTTAAACAACACGCTAATATACATTCATAATAATCCAGTAAATCATGGTTATTGCGATGACTCTATAGAATACTCATGGACTTCTTATCATGACTATTTATCTAACGAATCAACTTTTATTAACAAGGAAGTTGCTTTGAAGTGGTTTGATGGAGTTGAAGAGTTTAAGGAGGCTCATTGCTAA
- a CDS encoding NADH:ubiquinone reductase (Na(+)-transporting) subunit D — MAENKKLTKKEDLILFLSDTDEREGLLGKKNRKLLSDPLTDNNPITVQVLGICSALAITVKLEPAIVMSLAVMAVMAFSNMIISMLRNSIPSRIRIIVQLVIVAALVILVDQVLRAYAYDVSKQLSVFVGLIITNCIVMGRLEAFALGNGVYKSFLDGIGNAAGYAFILILVAFFRELLGFGKLLGYQIIPDAWYEAGYSNNGLMLLSPMALITVGLIIWVQRSRSRTLIEQN, encoded by the coding sequence ATGGCTGAAAATAAAAAATTAACCAAAAAAGAAGATTTGATTCTTTTTCTATCAGATACTGATGAGAGAGAAGGCCTTCTAGGTAAGAAAAACAGAAAATTGCTTTCTGATCCACTTACAGACAATAACCCTATTACGGTACAAGTGTTGGGTATTTGTAGTGCATTGGCAATTACTGTTAAATTAGAACCTGCAATTGTAATGTCCTTAGCGGTGATGGCAGTAATGGCTTTTAGTAACATGATTATTTCTATGTTGCGTAATTCGATTCCATCTCGTATTAGAATCATCGTGCAACTAGTAATAGTGGCAGCTTTAGTAATTCTTGTGGATCAAGTATTGAGAGCTTACGCATACGATGTGTCCAAACAGCTATCGGTCTTTGTGGGATTGATTATTACAAACTGTATTGTAATGGGACGTTTAGAAGCTTTTGCATTAGGTAATGGAGTTTATAAATCATTCCTTGATGGAATAGGTAATGCAGCTGGATATGCTTTTATACTTATTCTAGTGGCCTTCTTTAGAGAGCTTTTAGGATTTGGTAAATTATTAGGTTACCAAATTATCCCAGACGCTTGGTATGAAGCTGGTTATTCTAACAACGGTTTAATGTTGTTATCTCCTATGGCTTTGATAACAGTTGGTCTTATTATATGGGTGCAACGCAGTCGTAGCAGAACATTAATTGAACAAAATTAA
- a CDS encoding RidA family protein, with product MAVLKDKARPRGKYPHIKRVGDFLFVSGTSSRRADNTFAGVEVDEMGTTSLDIKAQTAAVLENIDGILQTEGASLKDVVDVTTFLVNMNDFGGYNTTYGEFFDYDGPTRTTVAVHQLPHPHLLIEIKAMAFKPL from the coding sequence ATGGCAGTATTAAAAGATAAAGCAAGACCTAGAGGTAAATACCCGCATATCAAACGTGTAGGCGATTTTTTATTTGTTTCAGGAACGAGTAGTCGTAGAGCAGACAATACTTTCGCGGGTGTGGAAGTGGACGAAATGGGAACCACCAGTCTAGATATCAAAGCACAAACCGCAGCGGTTCTGGAAAATATAGATGGGATTTTACAAACTGAAGGCGCCTCCTTAAAAGATGTTGTTGATGTGACTACCTTCTTAGTAAACATGAATGATTTTGGTGGTTACAATACTACCTACGGTGAGTTTTTTGACTATGATGGACCTACCAGAACTACTGTTGCTGTGCACCAATTACCACATCCTCATTTATTGATTGAAATTAAAGCGATGGCTTTTAAGCCTCTTTAA
- a CDS encoding T9SS type A sorting domain-containing protein, which yields MRKFLQLVILFSMLPVISQNIDYTSNVTSFYGDCPDANGNEEYTWNGWLSDDFDTTEDATGCITQESNGVTTHAGIFLTRSRTNIATTQIITRFDGWEDDSTDIGNGNGNANGYGNGNGNGNGNGNGNGNGNGNGNGNGNGYGNGNGNGNGNGNGNGNGNGGSTGDLCNYDSGVDDCRVQEISYFIVTDAVEHESQSQTRRCGTDNMNMSVSYSYQYATTSLENATGYNGTFTTEGNLPFWGAQGSWGNSNQNTAASGSIDDDETSSFSTTVTCMTEVSFNWKVSSQATYDFLKVYVNGSLERQISGETDWATVTLPLDRGTNTIKWEYAKDAYVSEYLDRGFVDDISFNSNEQIYAGSIDGAQSFCVGQLPNALGTVNYTNTLYNGLTQQWQQNVAGVWVDLVNENNETLDFDSPLSATTTFRKKVSDTCGNATYSNEIVVTMTAGDVAEFSYERMSFYPEDTTAVPQLGATTVSNGFFTATNGLVIDRLTGVVDVVASPFGTYQVTYTTNGNCSGVETVDIKIEKDFIYDNGIWTPNDPSDLTNPSTRNHSIQIMEDIVYANELVVKNIKIAPAVSVSFTNDVSVYNKLNNQGNMNSTASFKAAEVINTIAWFSNKASFEVLEVENSNLTIQGNYIINNKLFNDDAISASTVDATNAVVIFRSTANKTAVIDGAFIDITGSVNVENFIENRRSFRFLSSSVTSTSSIYQNWQENGDNLIVGLGIHITGAGGAANGFDTTSTNNASMFGYNNLNQSWLAQTSTNQQQDVLTAGKPYRVLVRGDRQTDLSSNSSASSQTVLRANGTLENSSKTVNDIALNSGEYMMIGNPYQSNLDLASQLRELLNNNSNNLTAVDPNFYYVWDPLGNEKGVYRTYDLATNTFVGAQVPNTRMIPGTITPGQSFFIAASGTANGNVTLNRTSNSTPLPSGLRNQINSNASLMISLFDNTSAASATSSIDGLMIRFENGSNNGVDNSDAIKFSNIDENMARQHSSGSLLSIENRALPFDGEELQLFNNNYRNTNYIIEVASTSLGQVQGVLVDNLNNTRTILNDGQSTSYSFTVDGANSQSIASDRFKIVFENTTLGVDDVITDTTAIKIYPNPATGDFVTLDLGLKSSDAQVSVYNVLGQLVSTQETKGLSKLTINTSQLAAGTYIVNVVLDGQKYVEKLLVK from the coding sequence ATGAGAAAATTTCTACAATTAGTAATTTTATTTTCAATGTTGCCTGTAATAAGTCAAAACATTGATTATACGAGTAATGTAACCAGTTTTTATGGGGACTGCCCAGATGCAAATGGTAATGAAGAGTATACATGGAACGGATGGCTTTCTGATGATTTTGATACCACTGAAGATGCAACAGGTTGTATAACTCAGGAATCTAACGGTGTAACGACTCATGCTGGAATTTTTCTTACAAGAAGTCGTACCAATATAGCCACTACCCAAATTATCACAAGATTTGACGGTTGGGAAGACGACAGTACCGACATTGGAAATGGAAATGGAAATGCCAACGGTTACGGGAACGGAAATGGGAACGGGAACGGAAATGGGAACGGGAACGGAAACGGAAATGGGAACGGAAACGGAAATGGAAATGGCTATGGGAACGGAAATGGCAACGGAAACGGGAACGGAAACGGGAACGGAAACGGAAACGGCGGTAGTACGGGTGATCTATGCAATTATGATAGTGGTGTTGATGACTGTCGAGTTCAAGAAATAAGTTATTTCATAGTTACAGATGCTGTAGAGCATGAGTCTCAATCGCAAACTCGGAGATGTGGTACTGACAACATGAATATGAGCGTTTCTTACTCCTATCAATACGCAACAACTTCTTTAGAAAATGCTACTGGCTATAACGGAACTTTTACAACTGAGGGTAACCTTCCTTTTTGGGGAGCACAAGGGTCTTGGGGTAATTCCAATCAGAATACTGCTGCTAGTGGATCTATAGACGATGATGAAACCTCTTCTTTCAGTACCACAGTTACTTGTATGACAGAAGTAAGTTTTAATTGGAAAGTCTCTTCTCAAGCTACTTATGACTTTTTAAAGGTATATGTAAATGGGAGCCTAGAAAGACAAATTTCTGGGGAGACCGATTGGGCCACTGTTACTTTGCCTTTGGATCGAGGGACGAACACCATCAAATGGGAATATGCTAAAGATGCCTACGTTTCTGAGTATTTAGATAGAGGATTTGTAGATGATATTAGTTTTAATAGCAACGAGCAAATTTATGCCGGTTCTATAGATGGTGCACAATCGTTTTGTGTAGGTCAATTACCTAACGCTCTTGGTACTGTAAATTATACCAATACCTTATATAATGGTTTAACTCAACAATGGCAGCAAAATGTTGCAGGAGTCTGGGTAGACCTAGTAAATGAAAATAATGAGACTTTGGACTTCGATAGTCCATTATCTGCAACAACTACTTTCCGCAAGAAAGTAAGTGATACCTGTGGTAATGCAACTTACTCCAATGAAATTGTGGTGACTATGACTGCTGGAGATGTGGCAGAATTTAGTTATGAGAGAATGTCTTTTTATCCAGAAGATACAACTGCAGTACCTCAGTTAGGTGCAACTACTGTTTCAAATGGATTTTTTACAGCAACAAATGGTCTTGTGATAGATCGGTTAACAGGGGTTGTTGATGTGGTAGCCTCTCCTTTTGGAACCTATCAAGTAACTTATACTACTAACGGCAATTGTAGTGGTGTAGAAACAGTGGATATTAAAATAGAAAAGGACTTTATTTACGATAATGGAATATGGACTCCTAACGATCCAAGTGACTTAACTAATCCCTCTACAAGAAATCACAGCATTCAAATAATGGAAGATATTGTATATGCTAACGAGCTTGTCGTGAAAAATATAAAAATAGCACCGGCGGTGTCTGTTTCCTTTACTAATGATGTATCTGTTTACAATAAGTTAAATAATCAAGGTAACATGAATAGCACAGCAAGTTTCAAAGCTGCTGAAGTCATAAATACAATAGCTTGGTTTTCTAATAAAGCATCCTTTGAAGTTCTGGAAGTTGAAAACTCCAACCTCACAATACAAGGTAATTATATCATCAATAATAAGTTGTTTAATGATGATGCGATTTCAGCATCTACTGTTGACGCAACTAATGCTGTTGTGATTTTTAGATCGACTGCCAATAAAACAGCTGTTATAGACGGTGCTTTTATAGATATTACTGGAAGTGTTAATGTAGAAAATTTTATTGAAAACCGCAGATCATTCCGATTCTTATCTTCATCAGTAACCTCTACCAGTTCTATATATCAAAACTGGCAAGAAAATGGAGACAACCTTATTGTAGGATTAGGTATTCATATTACAGGTGCAGGTGGAGCTGCAAATGGTTTTGATACCACATCTACTAATAATGCTTCTATGTTTGGGTATAATAATCTTAATCAAAGTTGGTTAGCTCAAACATCTACCAATCAACAACAAGATGTTCTTACTGCTGGAAAGCCTTACCGAGTATTGGTAAGAGGAGATAGGCAAACCGATTTAAGTTCCAATTCAAGTGCTTCTTCACAAACCGTTTTAAGAGCAAATGGGACTTTAGAAAACAGCAGTAAAACAGTAAATGATATAGCGCTAAACTCAGGAGAATATATGATGATAGGAAATCCTTATCAGTCTAATTTAGATTTGGCTTCACAGTTAAGAGAGCTTTTAAATAATAACTCCAACAACCTTACTGCGGTAGATCCTAATTTTTACTATGTATGGGACCCCTTAGGAAATGAAAAGGGAGTTTATAGAACCTATGACCTTGCTACTAACACTTTTGTAGGAGCACAGGTGCCTAATACAAGGATGATTCCCGGCACTATAACACCAGGGCAGTCCTTTTTTATCGCTGCTTCTGGAACCGCAAACGGGAATGTGACTCTTAACAGAACCTCAAATAGTACTCCATTACCATCTGGTCTTAGAAACCAAATTAATTCTAATGCCTCTTTAATGATTTCCTTATTTGACAATACAAGTGCTGCATCTGCCACATCCTCTATAGATGGATTGATGATTAGATTTGAAAACGGTTCTAATAATGGTGTTGATAATAGCGATGCAATTAAATTTAGCAATATCGATGAGAACATGGCTAGACAACATTCTAGTGGTTCCTTATTGAGTATAGAGAACAGAGCGCTTCCGTTTGACGGAGAAGAACTTCAATTATTTAACAATAACTATAGAAATACCAACTACATTATTGAAGTAGCTTCAACTAGCTTAGGCCAAGTTCAAGGGGTTCTTGTGGATAATTTAAACAATACTAGAACTATTTTAAACGACGGTCAGTCCACGAGCTACAGTTTTACAGTAGATGGTGCTAATTCTCAAAGCATTGCCTCAGATCGCTTTAAAATTGTATTTGAAAACACGACTTTAGGTGTTGATGATGTGATCACGGATACTACAGCAATTAAAATCTATCCTAACCCGGCAACTGGGGACTTTGTGACTTTAGATTTAGGTCTTAAATCTTCTGATGCACAGGTAAGTGTTTATAATGTTTTAGGGCAACTTGTAAGTACGCAAGAGACTAAAGGCCTGTCTAAGCTGACTATTAATACGAGCCAATTAGCTGCTGGGACTTATATAGTGAATGTAGTTTTGGACGGTCAGAAATATGTAGAGAAATTATTAGTGAAGTAA
- the nqrF gene encoding NADH:ubiquinone reductase (Na(+)-transporting) subunit F has protein sequence MITVLASVAIFLTLILLLVSLLLGAKSKLLPSGPVTINVNGEKDITTGSGSTLLGTLGDNKLFLPSACGGGGTCVQCKCIVTEGGGSILPTEVPHFTRKEIAAGWRLGCQVKVKQDMKIEIPEEVFGIKKWEAEVVRNYNVASFIKEFVVRLPEDMHYEAGGYIQIEIPKCEVKFEDIDITAHPEEHDTPDKFKAEWEKFNLWPLVMKNPETVERAYSMASFPAEGREIMLNVRIATPPWDRAKNGWMDVNPGIASSYIFNQKQGDKVVVSGPYGEFFINHSESEMLYVGGGAGMAPMRSHLYELFRTLKTNRKVTYWYGGRSKAELFYIEHFRSLEREFPNFKFYLALSEPAEKDNWKVKEDLDAEGDGFVGFIHQVVIDQYLNKHDSPEDLEVYFCGPPLMNNAVGKMAEDFGVDPENIRFDDFGG, from the coding sequence ATGATTACAGTTTTAGCAAGTGTTGCAATTTTCTTGACACTTATTTTATTATTAGTATCTCTTCTATTAGGAGCAAAATCTAAATTGCTTCCTTCTGGACCGGTTACTATTAATGTTAACGGAGAAAAAGATATTACTACAGGTTCTGGAAGTACGCTTCTAGGAACTTTAGGAGATAACAAATTATTCTTACCATCTGCTTGTGGTGGTGGTGGTACATGTGTTCAATGCAAATGTATCGTTACCGAAGGTGGGGGTTCTATTTTACCTACTGAAGTACCTCACTTTACAAGAAAGGAAATCGCTGCTGGATGGAGACTTGGTTGTCAAGTTAAAGTAAAGCAGGACATGAAGATCGAAATTCCAGAAGAAGTTTTTGGTATTAAAAAATGGGAAGCTGAAGTAGTTCGTAATTACAACGTTGCTTCCTTTATTAAAGAGTTTGTAGTACGTCTTCCAGAAGACATGCATTATGAAGCTGGTGGATATATTCAGATCGAAATTCCTAAGTGTGAAGTGAAATTTGAAGATATAGATATCACAGCTCACCCAGAAGAGCACGATACCCCAGATAAATTTAAAGCAGAGTGGGAAAAATTTAATTTATGGCCACTTGTGATGAAAAATCCGGAAACTGTGGAAAGAGCCTACTCTATGGCTTCTTTCCCTGCAGAGGGTCGCGAGATCATGTTGAATGTGCGTATTGCTACTCCACCATGGGATAGAGCAAAGAATGGATGGATGGATGTTAATCCAGGTATTGCAAGTTCTTATATCTTCAATCAAAAACAGGGAGATAAAGTAGTGGTCTCTGGACCCTATGGAGAGTTTTTTATCAATCATTCAGAATCTGAAATGCTTTATGTAGGCGGTGGTGCAGGAATGGCGCCAATGCGTTCTCACTTATATGAGCTTTTTAGAACATTGAAAACTAATCGCAAGGTGACGTATTGGTATGGTGGTCGTTCCAAGGCAGAATTATTTTACATTGAGCATTTTCGTTCTTTAGAACGTGAATTTCCTAACTTTAAATTCTACTTAGCTCTTTCAGAACCAGCAGAAAAAGATAATTGGAAAGTAAAAGAAGACCTGGATGCTGAAGGAGATGGATTTGTCGGATTCATTCACCAGGTTGTTATTGATCAATATTTAAACAAACACGATTCTCCTGAAGACTTAGAAGTGTATTTCTGTGGGCCACCATTGATGAACAATGCTGTAGGTAAAATGGCAGAGGACTTTGGTGTAGACCCTGAGAATATACGTTTTGATGACTTTGGAGGTTAG
- a CDS encoding sugar MFS transporter: MSHKKDYTSAFAFLTTLFFMWGFITVLVDALVPRLKDVFELSYGQSIMVQFAFFGAFFCFAIPSSFLLEKIGYQKGIVTGLIVMGVACCLFYPAASYRQFWIFITAFFTLAAGITLLQVAANPYVTLLGDEKTASSRLNLSQAFNSFGTLLAPIAGALFLLSDSVMSSEGILKLSDTDKITYYAGEALTVQEPFLIIAGVLFTLAAIFGFTKLPSLLQKAPKGGYSKLLSNKRFLLGVLGIFMYVGAEVSIGSFLVNYFQELNVITTIENSGFLSSLSSFLLIGKDISEVDANAILGSFVTLYWGGAMIGRFVGAFLMRFISSGKLLTVFGILAIAMILISIGSTGTTAMFTILAVGLFNSIMFPTIFSLALDGLDNLKAQASGLLVMGIVGGAFIPKLVGTIADAFGADVNGNATGTGLSIAFLVLLLCYAYIAYYGSSKRNV; this comes from the coding sequence ATGAGTCATAAAAAAGATTATACGTCAGCCTTTGCCTTCTTAACCACCCTTTTCTTTATGTGGGGATTTATAACGGTATTAGTAGATGCGCTAGTACCGAGGTTAAAAGATGTGTTTGAATTAAGTTATGGGCAGTCTATAATGGTTCAGTTTGCGTTTTTTGGTGCATTTTTTTGCTTTGCTATTCCGTCTAGTTTTTTATTGGAGAAAATAGGCTATCAAAAAGGTATTGTTACCGGCCTAATCGTCATGGGAGTTGCTTGTTGCTTATTCTATCCCGCAGCAAGCTACCGACAGTTTTGGATTTTTATAACCGCCTTCTTCACATTAGCTGCTGGAATCACATTGCTGCAAGTTGCTGCAAATCCCTATGTAACGCTCTTGGGTGATGAAAAAACGGCTTCTAGCAGGTTGAACCTATCACAGGCATTTAATAGCTTTGGAACTCTACTCGCTCCTATAGCTGGAGCATTATTCTTACTGAGTGATAGCGTGATGTCAAGTGAAGGCATTTTAAAATTGTCAGATACCGATAAAATTACTTATTACGCTGGAGAGGCCTTAACAGTTCAGGAACCATTTCTTATCATTGCCGGTGTCCTCTTCACACTTGCCGCCATATTTGGCTTTACAAAACTACCTTCTCTCTTACAAAAAGCTCCTAAAGGAGGCTATTCTAAATTGCTATCTAACAAAAGATTTTTACTAGGCGTCTTAGGTATTTTTATGTATGTAGGAGCAGAAGTCTCTATAGGTAGCTTCCTAGTTAACTATTTTCAAGAATTAAACGTGATAACGACGATAGAAAATAGCGGCTTTTTAAGTAGCTTATCTTCTTTCCTTCTTATAGGGAAAGACATCAGCGAGGTAGATGCTAACGCTATTCTAGGTTCTTTTGTAACTCTTTATTGGGGTGGAGCAATGATAGGAAGATTTGTCGGAGCCTTTTTAATGAGGTTTATAAGCAGTGGTAAACTGTTGACGGTTTTTGGTATACTTGCTATCGCAATGATTTTGATTTCTATAGGCAGCACTGGCACTACAGCCATGTTTACTATACTGGCAGTAGGTTTATTTAATTCTATAATGTTTCCAACTATATTTAGCCTTGCTTTAGATGGCTTAGACAACTTAAAAGCTCAAGCTTCAGGTCTTCTTGTGATGGGAATAGTAGGTGGTGCGTTTATTCCAAAGTTAGTCGGTACTATAGCAGATGCTTTTGGTGCAGACGTTAATGGAAATGCTACTGGCACAGGTCTAAGTATTGCCTTTCTTGTTCTTTTATTGTGCTACGCATACATTGCTTATTACGGCTCAAGTAAAAGAAATGTGTAA
- a CDS encoding isoaspartyl peptidase/L-asparaginase family protein gives MNRRNFIIKSTKAGVALSLGATLLACVDKSPSTMTYKKQPIAICTWAFTKANDAAGKALDKGVSALDAAIIGVAVEEENIKNTTVGKGGAPDREGNVTLDACVMDANGDCGAVVCVENITNVAALAKIVMEETPHVMLASQGAEELAYKYGFQKEQLLTESSEKAYRAWLKDSEYKPIINIENHDTIGMLCMDQNGDIAGACTTSGLSYKMKGRVGDSPIIGAGLFIDNEIGGAAATGMGEEIMKNVGSFLIVELMRQGKSPQEACEEALNRIVSKNDQIDHFQVAYIAMNKAGETGSYCIHPGFARMEYKNSVNTRIESKAYLKS, from the coding sequence GTGAACAGACGTAATTTCATAATTAAAAGTACTAAAGCTGGTGTTGCCCTTTCCTTAGGAGCGACATTACTAGCTTGTGTAGACAAATCTCCTTCTACTATGACCTATAAAAAACAACCCATTGCCATATGCACTTGGGCGTTTACAAAAGCTAATGACGCTGCTGGAAAAGCCTTAGATAAAGGTGTTTCTGCTCTAGACGCTGCCATAATAGGTGTTGCTGTTGAAGAAGAAAACATTAAAAATACTACGGTAGGCAAAGGCGGTGCACCAGATCGAGAAGGTAATGTTACTCTAGACGCCTGTGTAATGGATGCTAATGGTGATTGCGGCGCTGTGGTTTGTGTAGAGAACATCACTAATGTTGCAGCACTTGCAAAAATCGTGATGGAAGAAACACCACACGTCATGCTCGCTTCCCAAGGTGCCGAAGAACTGGCCTATAAATACGGTTTTCAAAAAGAACAATTACTTACAGAGTCTTCAGAAAAAGCGTATCGAGCATGGCTCAAAGACAGCGAGTACAAACCTATCATCAATATCGAAAACCACGATACCATAGGCATGTTGTGTATGGATCAAAATGGCGATATTGCCGGTGCTTGTACCACATCTGGTCTTTCTTATAAAATGAAGGGTCGTGTAGGCGACTCTCCTATTATAGGAGCTGGATTGTTTATAGATAATGAAATAGGCGGTGCAGCAGCTACGGGTATGGGTGAAGAGATCATGAAAAATGTGGGTAGCTTTTTAATTGTCGAGCTTATGCGACAAGGTAAAAGTCCTCAAGAAGCTTGTGAAGAGGCTTTGAACAGAATCGTTTCTAAAAACGATCAAATAGACCACTTTCAAGTAGCCTACATTGCGATGAATAAAGCTGGTGAAACAGGTAGTTATTGCATACATCCAGGGTTTGCTCGAATGGAATATAAAAACTCTGTAAATACTAGAATAGAATCAAAGGCTTATTTAAAGTCATAA
- the nqrC gene encoding NADH:ubiquinone reductase (Na(+)-transporting) subunit C has protein sequence MDRNSNAYTFLFVIVLIAVVASALAITATSLQPAQAENVKNEKMQNILGTVGIEVARDSASLPFEKYIVQRIALDNKGNERTDVNAFDIELKKELKKPLAEQAFPLYVADVEGSKYYIVPLRGKGLWDAIWGYVALKDDVNTIKGAVFDHKGETPGLGAEITQMWFKKSFDDEKIFDSSGDFTGVSVEKGYQGGDNKDDNAVDAISGATITGDGVTKMITERLKNYLPYFENNTNVKVVSN, from the coding sequence ATGGATAGAAATTCAAATGCTTATACATTCTTATTTGTGATAGTGCTTATTGCGGTAGTTGCAAGTGCTTTAGCTATAACAGCTACTTCATTACAACCGGCACAAGCAGAGAATGTAAAGAACGAAAAAATGCAAAATATACTCGGTACAGTTGGTATTGAGGTGGCAAGAGACAGTGCTTCCTTGCCTTTTGAAAAATATATTGTGCAACGCATTGCTTTAGATAATAAAGGTAATGAGAGAACTGACGTAAATGCTTTTGACATAGAACTTAAAAAAGAACTGAAGAAGCCTCTTGCTGAACAAGCGTTCCCACTTTATGTTGCCGATGTGGAAGGTTCTAAATACTATATTGTTCCACTTAGAGGTAAAGGTCTTTGGGATGCTATATGGGGTTATGTAGCTCTTAAAGATGACGTGAATACTATTAAAGGTGCCGTATTTGATCATAAAGGAGAAACTCCTGGATTAGGTGCTGAGATTACTCAAATGTGGTTCAAGAAAAGTTTTGATGACGAAAAAATATTTGATAGTTCTGGAGACTTTACTGGAGTTTCTGTTGAAAAAGGATATCAAGGAGGGGATAATAAAGATGACAATGCAGTAGACGCTATTTCTGGAGCAACAATTACTGGTGACGGCGTTACCAAAATGATTACAGAACGTCTTAAGAATTACCTTCCTTATTTTGAAAATAACACTAACGTTAAAGTGGTGTCTAACTAG